In Deltaproteobacteria bacterium, the following proteins share a genomic window:
- a CDS encoding winged helix-turn-helix transcriptional regulator translates to MSKKEKECCPENNKRIRRNVNPGQDQENLARIAKALGHPIRLEILTILKKTKGCICGDLVDQLPLSQATVSQHLKVLKKVGLIRGEIRGPSTCYCLEPISLRQFKMLVKNL, encoded by the coding sequence ATGTCAAAAAAAGAAAAAGAGTGTTGTCCTGAAAATAACAAGCGCATTCGGCGTAATGTAAATCCAGGCCAAGATCAGGAGAACTTGGCCCGAATTGCCAAGGCATTGGGGCATCCCATCCGTCTTGAAATCCTTACTATTCTAAAAAAAACTAAGGGCTGCATTTGCGGGGACCTTGTTGATCAGTTGCCGTTGTCGCAGGCAACGGTGTCTCAGCACCTCAAGGTATTGAAAAAGGTGGGGCTGATTCGCGGTGAAATTAGAGGGCCGTCTACGTGTTATTGTCTTGAACCCATCTCATTACGCCAATTTAAAATGTTGGTGAAAAATCTCTAA
- a CDS encoding arsenate reductase ArsC, translating to MEKLNILFLCTGNSCRSQMAEGWVRHMKADSINAYSAGINPHGLDSRAVLVMKEVGIDISHHQSKHVDHVLGIPFDYVITVCSHAHETCPVFPGKATKIHHPFDDPPRLAKAMADRGASEEDQLNCYRKVRDEIKAFVDTLPESLNKAKKGFIAKIVDQLDKKLEDKAKKTSCCTGNKKGGSSCC from the coding sequence ATGGAAAAATTGAACATATTGTTTTTGTGTACAGGGAATTCGTGCCGAAGCCAGATGGCTGAAGGTTGGGTTCGACATATGAAAGCCGACAGCATCAATGCGTATTCCGCTGGCATAAACCCCCACGGGCTCGATTCCCGTGCCGTTTTAGTCATGAAGGAGGTGGGTATAGATATATCCCATCACCAGTCAAAACATGTGGATCATGTGCTGGGCATCCCTTTTGATTACGTCATTACGGTTTGCTCTCATGCCCATGAAACCTGCCCGGTATTTCCTGGAAAGGCTACGAAGATACACCACCCGTTTGACGATCCACCACGATTGGCAAAAGCCATGGCAGATCGGGGTGCTTCTGAAGAGGATCAGCTGAATTGCTACCGAAAGGTTCGAGATGAAATCAAAGCGTTTGTGGACACCTTGCCAGAATCACTGAACAAAGCAAAAAAAGGATTCATCGCAAAAATTGTCGATCAACTCGACAAAAAGCTCGAAGATAAAGCCAAAAAAACATCATGCTGCACAGGCAATAAAAAAGGAGGCTCCTCTTGCTGTTAA